The genomic stretch GCCGCTTGAGCCAGAAAGTCCGGGCGACAGTCGAATAATTGGATACTGATCGGTTTTTCTAATGGGTCTACCTCCATAATCTTGGGCAATTCTCGGAGATACTTTAACTGGCTAGCATGAACCATTTCGGTATACATCATCGACTCAGTAGCGTAGCGACGCACTAGGCGACGAAACACCAAGTCGGTTACTCCAGACAGGGGTGACTGTAAAACCCGGCTGTTGACCTCAACCGAGCCAATTTTAAGGGGTGATGCTAACCGTTGCTGTAATTGTGGAGATAGAACTGGCATTGGTAATGGTGTTGTTTCTGTCGTGATCACCTAATAGCATTTTTCAATTAGGTGAGGTACTTTCGTTCTGGGTTTTAGGGAGCAGGGAGCAGGGAGCAGGGAGCAGGGAGCAGGGAGCAGGGAGCAGGGAGCAGGGAACAGGGAACAGGGAACCGGGCATAGGGAACCGGGCATAGCTAAACAAATATGTGTACCTCATTACTATGAGAAGCGCTAGCTCTATGTTTGATCAGTCTGGGAAAACTTTTGTGATTTCTAAGTTCTTTGACACTCCCCGCTTTAAAAAGACGGGGATTCCTAGATCTACGACCGGCCTTAAACCTCCGTGTCCAAATGGCAATATCCAAACCTGAATCCCGTCAAGACCAAGATTCTAGTCAGTTCACGAAAGACCCAGCGGGCTAGTCTCCTTAGGCGTTTAGTTACTTTTTGAAAAGTGCCTTATAAAGTCCGTTACTTTCCTGTTTCACTTGGTTTCGGCGTGCCCCGCCGTACCATTTTTTCTCAAATTGTGATCTTGCTGGGTTCACACACCAATTGTTGGTTGATGATTGGGTTTTTAGCGATGCAGCGCGGTCTTGGGGGTTTCCCCCATGAGCGACTGCATCAAGAAAGGAGGATTTTCCCTACCCTCCGGGCATTTCTACTTTAAGGTCAATAAGTTACGGGTCTCTCTCCCGGCTCAGCCTCGGATTTTCAGCCTGTACCCATATCTTAATAATACCCTAGCGCTAGTAAAGTGTCAACCCTTTCAATGAAATTGCATCTAGGCGACTTTAGTGGCTACCTGGCTTTCATCCCCGGTTTGAAAACACGGGGCTTTCAGCCTGGAGCAGTTCCGTAATAAGTTTAGCTATCAGCATTCAGCTATCAGCATTCAGCTGATGACCTACGCCCACGCTACTTGAGGTGCTTTTGAATAAAACAGGTAAGCATTGGTTTAATCTCTGTTACGTCAGCTGACCGCTGACTGCTGACCGCTGAATGCTTACGTTTAGCGATCGCAATCTCCGAGAATGACAGAACACAGATATAGCGCTGATCATACTTAGCTGATCATACTTATAGCAGTTCTTAATTATGACTCCCCATCTCCCCACACCTGGGATCACCTCCCTATTCCCGACTCCCGACTCCCTATTCCCGACTCCCGACTCCCTATTCCCTATTCCCTATTCCCTATTCCCTATTCCCTATTCCCTATTCCCGACTCCCGACTCCCTATTCCCGACGCCTAAGCAGTTTCCTGAACTACTCTCAAGACGGCAAACACAACTGATTTTTTACGGTTCACACCAATCCCAACAGCAGTTAATTTTCGTAAATTAGACACAGGCAAGGCAACAAAAAGGGGTCAGGAAAAAAACATACATGGGTTTTGACCATAGCAGTCCTAATTCAAACGTGACGGAAATCAGAACTCTGGGTGGATTCTTCCCCAACTTCGGTGATCTTCCCTATGTTCCGACTATCACACCTAATCGAAAATGGCGCTGATTACCCATAAGTTTTTTCTTTCCTGCTGCCCCTTGACCGAGACAATCAGTAGATAATCGGTTATTCAATAGAGAACCGTCCCATCTTAGGTTCGGGAAACCACCCTTCATTAGACTGGCAAATAAAGTTCAGTATAAATAATGGTAATCCAACCGATGGTATAAAAACTCGCAACGGTTATTCCTTGAACCAATCTGACGGATAATTCTCTCCCGGTACGCTTTCCGTGATGGCGAGCAATCCCTCGCCATCACGGGTCGCACCGCAATCCTCTCCTACCCTACCAGTATTTGTAGTTATAGGCACCCGGAACACTCTTATGGCAAAAGTTGTTGGAATTGACTTAGGTACAACAAACTCCTGTGTAGCAGTAATGGAAGGTGGTAAACCCACGGTTATTGCTAATGCAGAAGGTTTTCGGACAACCCCTTCAGTCGTAGCTTATGCCAAAAATGGCGATCGCTTAGTGGGTCAAATCGCTAAGCGTCAGGCGGTGATGAACCCCGAAAACACATTCTATTCAGTCAAACGCTTCATTGGACGTAGATACAGTGAAGTCACCAACGAGGCTACCGAAGTATCTTACAAAACTCTCAAGGTTGGTGATAATGTCAAGCTAGATTGCCCAGCTCAAGGAAAGCAATTTGCGCCAGAAGAGATATCAGCTCAGGTGCTGCGCAAGCTGGTTGATGATGCTAGCAAGTATCTTGGGGAAACAGTTACCCAAGCCGTAATTACTGTGCCAGCTTACTTCAATGACTCCCAGCGTCAAGCTACTAAGGCAGCGGGTAAGATTGCTGGGGTTGAAGTGCTGCGGATTATCAACGAACCCACCGCAGCCTCTCTGGCTTATGGTTTAGACAAGAAGAGCAATGAAACTATCCTGGTGTTTGACTTGGGTGGTGGTACCTTTGACGTCTCTATTCTAGAAGTAGGTGACGGGGTGTTTGAAGTGTTAGCTACCTCTGGTGACACTCACCTCGGTGGTGATGACTTTGATAAGAAAATTGTTGATCACCTAGCGGCAGAGTTCCAAAAGACAGAAGGGATTGACCTACGTAAGGACAAGCAAGCTCTACAACGTCTAACTGAAGCCGCAGAGAAAGCCAAGATTGAGTTGTCTAGCGTTATGCAAGCTGACATTAACTTGCCTTTCATCACGGCTACCCAAGAAGGGCCTAAGCACCTGGATATGACCTTGACTAGGGGTCAGTTTGAAGATATTTGCTCTGACTTAATCGACCGTTGCCGCATTCCGGTAGAGAATGCCATCAAGGATGCCAAACTCGACAAGAGTGCCATTGATGAGGTGGTCTTGGTTGGTGGTTCTACTCGGATCCCTGCAGTGCAACAGGTGGTCAAGAAGGTACTTGGCAAAGACCCTAACCAAACCGTTAACCCAGATGAAGTGGTAGCGGTAGGTGCTGCTATCCAAGGTGGTGTATTGGCTGGTGAAGTCAAGGATATCCTACTGTTGGATGTCACCCCCTTGTCCTTGGGTGTGGAAACTCTCGGTGGCGTGATGACCAAACTGATTCCCCGCAACACCACTGTCCCCACCAAGAAGTCAGAAACCTTTTCTACTGCTGTGGATGGTCAGACCAACGTAGAAATCCATGTTCTGCAGGGTGAGCGGGAAATGTCCTCTGACAACAAGAGTCTGGGAACTTTCAGATTGGATGGTATTCCCCCTGCACCCCGTGGCGTGCCTCAGATTGAGGTAACCTTTGATATTGATGCCAACGGTATCCTGAATGTTACCGCTAAGGACAAGGGCACTGGTAAGGAACAGTCGATCAACATTACTGGTGCGTCTACCCTATCTGATCAGGAAGTAGACCGGATGGTGAAGGATGCTGAAGCTAATGCAGAGGCTGACAAAGACCGTCGTGAGAAGATTGACCGTAAGAACCAAGCTGATTCTCTTACCTACCAGGCCGAGAAACAGATTAAAGAACTGGATGATAAATTGCCAGCAGCTGATAAGGAGAAGATCGAAGGTTTGATCAAGGACCTGCGAGAGGCAATTGGCGAAGAGGATGATGAGAAAATCAAGACTCTAACCCCTGAGTTACAACAAGCTCTCTACAGTGTTAGTGCTAACCTCTATCAACAAGCTGAGGGGGCTGCTCAGGCTACCGATGCTGGCACACCAGGCTCTGATGCTGGTGCTTCTGGTAGCTCTGGTGGTGATGATGTCATCGACGCTGAGTTTTCTGAAAGCAAGTAGGGATTTGGGTAAGCATTCAGCAGTCAGCGGTCAGCGGTCAGTGGTCAGCGGTCAGCGGTCAGCGGTCAGCGGTCAGCGGTCAGCGGTCAGCGGTCAGCCGTTGGTCTTTAGCTGTTCCCGTAGCGTGCGCGTAGCCCATAAACTGTTCCCGTAGCGTGCGCGTAGCCCATAAGCTAAAAGCTGATAGCTAAAAGCTGATAGGTAAAAACTGATAGCTGATAGCTGATAGCTGATAGCTGATAGCTGATAGCTGATAGCTGATAGCTAATAGCTGATAGCTGATAGCTAATAGCTAATAGCTGAATACTTAAATGGCTAATAGCTAATGGCAGATAATCCTAAAGCTTAGCCTATCCCTGTCCAAAGTCTGATCAAGGTTGATGATAATTTGATTACTCATCAACCTTTTGTTTGTTAGATTTTAGGGAACAGGGAATAGGGAATAGGGAACAGGGAATAGGGAATAGGTAAAAAAAATTATCACAATTATTACACGGATTGCTATATGATAAATTAGTAGCTAAAGTCTAGGCAAAAGGCAAAGGGCTAGAGGGAATATTCGTCACTTAGTATAATTTTTAAAAAATAGGGTTATCAGTACTTTTGGCAAAATAAAATTAGTAAATCTTTAAAGTAGTTTATATGTGACATTGTTAAACCATACATAAAAAATCCAACTTAAACAAACTTTTGCCTCTTGCCTCTTGCCTCTTGCCTCTTGCCTCTTGCCTCTTGCCTCTTATGAATTCCCGATTCCCTACTCCCTACTCCCTACTCCCTACTCCCTACTCCCTGCTCCCTAAAAACCTTACCCAACTGAAAACGCTATTGTGGATAAACAAACGATTGATTCAATTCAATACCTCCGCTACCAAGCTGCATCTTTGCTAGTTTATCAATCAGTATTGAGTGAAGGAGTAGGTTTAGCTTTTTTGAAACTATTAGAAGCTATGGTGAACAGTGATGTGGATGACATCAGTTGTTTAAAGGCTTATGGTGACTGGTTTCAAGGGTTAGCTAACAAAAACGAAAGTTGGCAAGATTATCTGTTTAGGAAAATCCTGAGGGCTGATAATTCCTTTACCAGGCAAGTTCAAGGTTCTGAATTAGAAACATTACCCCCAGCATTGGTAGAGGCAGCTCGTCATGACTTACAAGCTTTACAAAATATCTATAATTGCAGCAGTAAACAACTTTGTAAGTGGGTCAAAAGAGCATCTGTTTTACCAGTTGAACTGGTGCCTTGGAATTGTGAGTCAAGTCAATCCAGGTCGGGAGCTGACCAGAGTGATAAACGTAGTCGATGGCAAGGGGAGCTGCAAGCTAAACTAAACAATTTAGACAATTGGGCTGATGGCTTGGAGGCGATCGCGGCATACTATCGAGAATTTGGTACTGGAATTTTTGCTGACTATCAGGGGTTTCGTTGGCAATCGGGTCAGTTGCTTGGTATTGCCAATCCAGATCCGATTAGACTCAGTGAGCTGGTGGGCTATGAATTGGCGCGGACGCAATTGCTCAAGAATACAGAGTTTCTGCTGAAAGGCTACCGAGCCCTGAATGTATTACTTTACGGTAGTCGCGGTTCAGGTAAGTCTTCTTTGGTCAAGGCTTTATTAAATGAATACGGTGAGCGGGGATTGCGAATTATTGAAGTCCCGAAATCAGAGATGATCGATTTACCGGTGATTACAGAGCAATTGCAAGACCAGCCTCAAAAATTTATTATCTTTATCGATGATTTATCCTTTGAAGAGGATAATGATTCCTACAAAGCCTTAAAGGTAATCTTGGAAGGGAATTTAACGGCACGACCTGCTAATGTTGTGGTCTACGCCACCTCTAATCGACGACACTTGATTCGAGAATTCTTTGAAGACCGTCCTCGTCCTAGCAATGAAGAAGTCCATGGTTGGGATACGGTTCACGAGAAACTCTCCTTTAGCGATCGCTTTGGCTTAACCCTAACCTTTGAGAAAGCTGACCAGAAAACCTACTTGAAGATTGTCCAACATCTAGCTACCCTAGCCCAAATCCCCCTTGAGCCTAGTGAGATCAGACCTCGTGCCTTACAGTGGGCAATCCGAGCCAATGGTTTCTCTGGTAGAACAGCACGACAGTTTGTTGATTTTTTACGAGCAGAGGAATTAGGGAGTCGGGAGTCGGGAGTCGGGAGTCGGGAGCAGGGAACAGGGAACAGGGAACAGGGAACAGGGATCTAGATGTAGGGTGGGCACATTAACTCAGCTTGATAATCCTGTAGCTAGCTACTGCCCACCTACTCACAATCAATTCATTCAACTATGCATGGCTTAATATTATATCACACTTATCAGATTTATTCCAATTATCACCTTATTTCCCACACTCCCGACTCCCGACTCCCGATTCCCGATTCCCGATTCCCGATTCCCTACTCCCTACTCCCTACTCCCTACTCCCTACTCCCTACTCCCTACTCCCTACTCCCTACTCCCTACTCCCTACTCCCTACTCCCTACTCCCTCTATTATGATCAATTATCCATTGGAAAAGCCCCTGGTCGCACGGTGATTAATTTAGTCTTACCGTTACGAAGCACTTCCACCTCTAACTGGGCACCAACCTCTGAGGCTTCTACACCCTGCTGAACCTCAGTGGCATTTTTAACTGGTTTCGACGCAACGGTTTTAATGATATCTCCTGATTTGAAACCAGCTCTCTGGGCGGGGGAGCCTGGCACCACCCGGACGATTAAAACCCCATCATCTTGGTTGACTTTAATGTCAAAGTTTTCGTCGAGATTAATTTTTTCTCTCAAGTCTGGGGTCAAGGTCACCATCTGAATGCCTAGGTAAGGATGCTCAACTTTACCTTTAGAAAATAGTTGATTAGCAATCCGTTCCGCAGTTTCCACGGGGATCGCAAACCCTAAGCCTTGGGCATTGGCTCGAATAGCGGTGTTAATCCCAACCACTTCACCAATGGCATTCAACAACGGACCACCAGAATTACCAGGGTTAATGGCGGCATCAGTTTGGATAAAGCTGACCCGTTTTTCAGGAACCCCGACCTGGGAACTGGAGCGCCCTAAGGCACTGATGATACCAACCGTTACAGTATTATCTAAACCGAGGGGATTACCAATAGCGATCGCCCATTCTCCTGGAGTCAAATTCTCCGCCTTACCCAAGTTGACTGTGGGCAAGTCTGTTGCTTCAATTTTGACTACGGCTACATCGGTGACTGGGTCAGTGCCTACTACTTGACCGTCAAAGCTGCGACCGTCTTTTAGGGTGACTTTAACTTCCTCTGTGCCTTCTACAACGTGGGCATTGGTAATCAAGCGTCCATCGGAGCTGAGGATAAACCCTGAGCCGGTGCCTTGCTCGATGCGCGGTTGTGGCATGGGCAGGTCATCCCCAAAAAAGCGCCTAAAGAAGGGATTTTGGAAGGGTTGTGGGATATCCCGTGATACCTGACGGGCGGCATCGATTCTCACTACTGCCGGACCTACTTTTTCTACAGCTTTAGCAATGAAATTCAGGTTTTTCTGGGGTGCAACCGTTGATCGTTGTGGCGTGAATGGTTGTAATACTGCTGGAACGATTTGTGGGCGTCTGATTACCTCTTGCTCTGCCATGAGATAGCGACTACCCAAAACCCCTGCACCTCCGCCCAAGCCCAGCAATGTCAGATAAACGGTTAGCTGCTTTAGGGATAAACTCATGGTTCTAGTAATTTCACTAATTGCTTTTGGGGTCTATATACTTACACTTTACTGAAAAATGAGAAGTGTTGACCGAATAATATTGTTAAGTTAGGGAGAATGGGGGGTGAGCAGTCTGATAGGTGTGGTTAGTATGACTAAACCTATAGTATAGCGCTTTTGATAGGAA from Moorena sp. SIOASIH encodes the following:
- the dnaK gene encoding molecular chaperone DnaK, with protein sequence MAKVVGIDLGTTNSCVAVMEGGKPTVIANAEGFRTTPSVVAYAKNGDRLVGQIAKRQAVMNPENTFYSVKRFIGRRYSEVTNEATEVSYKTLKVGDNVKLDCPAQGKQFAPEEISAQVLRKLVDDASKYLGETVTQAVITVPAYFNDSQRQATKAAGKIAGVEVLRIINEPTAASLAYGLDKKSNETILVFDLGGGTFDVSILEVGDGVFEVLATSGDTHLGGDDFDKKIVDHLAAEFQKTEGIDLRKDKQALQRLTEAAEKAKIELSSVMQADINLPFITATQEGPKHLDMTLTRGQFEDICSDLIDRCRIPVENAIKDAKLDKSAIDEVVLVGGSTRIPAVQQVVKKVLGKDPNQTVNPDEVVAVGAAIQGGVLAGEVKDILLLDVTPLSLGVETLGGVMTKLIPRNTTVPTKKSETFSTAVDGQTNVEIHVLQGEREMSSDNKSLGTFRLDGIPPAPRGVPQIEVTFDIDANGILNVTAKDKGTGKEQSINITGASTLSDQEVDRMVKDAEANAEADKDRREKIDRKNQADSLTYQAEKQIKELDDKLPAADKEKIEGLIKDLREAIGEEDDEKIKTLTPELQQALYSVSANLYQQAEGAAQATDAGTPGSDAGASGSSGGDDVIDAEFSESK
- a CDS encoding HhoA/HhoB/HtrA family serine endopeptidase, yielding MSLSLKQLTVYLTLLGLGGGAGVLGSRYLMAEQEVIRRPQIVPAVLQPFTPQRSTVAPQKNLNFIAKAVEKVGPAVVRIDAARQVSRDIPQPFQNPFFRRFFGDDLPMPQPRIEQGTGSGFILSSDGRLITNAHVVEGTEEVKVTLKDGRSFDGQVVGTDPVTDVAVVKIEATDLPTVNLGKAENLTPGEWAIAIGNPLGLDNTVTVGIISALGRSSSQVGVPEKRVSFIQTDAAINPGNSGGPLLNAIGEVVGINTAIRANAQGLGFAIPVETAERIANQLFSKGKVEHPYLGIQMVTLTPDLREKINLDENFDIKVNQDDGVLIVRVVPGSPAQRAGFKSGDIIKTVASKPVKNATEVQQGVEASEVGAQLEVEVLRNGKTKLITVRPGAFPMDN
- a CDS encoding ATP-binding protein, producing the protein MDKQTIDSIQYLRYQAASLLVYQSVLSEGVGLAFLKLLEAMVNSDVDDISCLKAYGDWFQGLANKNESWQDYLFRKILRADNSFTRQVQGSELETLPPALVEAARHDLQALQNIYNCSSKQLCKWVKRASVLPVELVPWNCESSQSRSGADQSDKRSRWQGELQAKLNNLDNWADGLEAIAAYYREFGTGIFADYQGFRWQSGQLLGIANPDPIRLSELVGYELARTQLLKNTEFLLKGYRALNVLLYGSRGSGKSSLVKALLNEYGERGLRIIEVPKSEMIDLPVITEQLQDQPQKFIIFIDDLSFEEDNDSYKALKVILEGNLTARPANVVVYATSNRRHLIREFFEDRPRPSNEEVHGWDTVHEKLSFSDRFGLTLTFEKADQKTYLKIVQHLATLAQIPLEPSEIRPRALQWAIRANGFSGRTARQFVDFLRAEELGSRESGVGSREQGTGNREQGTGI